In Heptranchias perlo isolate sHepPer1 chromosome 9, sHepPer1.hap1, whole genome shotgun sequence, the sequence AAACACTTCAAGTTTAAAAAACAAGTCTAATACAACTCCGAAGGCTAAAGAATACTCCTTTGAGCGAACACATTGAGTTTTGATTTCGGACAATGGTGTTTCTCAAATTTCTTCCAAAACCTGCACCCATCTGTGATCTAAATGCAATCTTTTTTCCTCTTCAATTCATTTGGCAAAGACGAAGCAGATGTATGGGACGGGGTTTGAATTTTAATTACATCGAATACCTGGTGCATAAGAAATGAAAATCGTTTTCCTATGGAACAGAGGAAATAAATATCACAATCATTAACCTAACACCCTATAACTTTAATCATCTATTCTGATGAGGTTTGAATCGAATCACATTTGACTAATTTAAATATCCAGATTTAATGCTCTTATAAATTATCTCATTAGGGTCGTTTTTGTTGCAGTAACCAACACTATTTTTGCTTAACCCTAAAATAAACTTCTTTTTAGTTGCATAAAAAGACACGTGCTGTTGCTATTGGTGTTGGCAGTTTCCCTGTAAACCAACGCATCTCCTTTGTAAACAGTTTTGAAGCCAGTCTCCGAAAGATGTGGTACACAGTCCTTCGTTTTAAGTGGTCAATTAGTACTTTGTAGATGTTTGTTCCTACAGTTGCCGTAGTCCCTTTCAGAATGATCAGTGGTGCAGTTATAACAACATGcaacttttttttctcttaaaGCCCCCTATTCACATTACCTCAAAGTGCCTTTAACCGGCGCAGAGGTGCGAAGATAAAATTGTCTGACGCTTTAATCCACGCCCGAGGGGTTGGAAAataaagaaagagacagaaatggTCCTAAAAGAACCGAAAATCCACACAATAGCTGTGGGAATCTGGTCAGAGTTACTCATTTCGGGCTCTTCCCTGGAAATCCATCAATTAGAAATAAGAGTATTATTAAACGGAACTGGCGGATTTCTTTAAAGGTGAGGCTGTTTGCTTAAAAAGCCATTCACTTTCTAAACTTGAAGAGCTCCGACATGCTGCCAGCAGTGGTTCTTGAAGGCGATTAAATACAATGAATTGCACATCGACAACCTTCTGTCAGATGTTGCGTTTACCCCAACCCGTATAGGAACAATATAACCCCCGTTTTGTGAGACTGTGTTCTTTAAGAAATTTAGATAAAACAATTACGACCTTAAATTTAATCATCAATACGTACAAAAACCTAAATCCGTGCACATACATTACACATATATGCACATATGCTAATGTCCTGTTTAATGCGTTTTTTGGAAAAATCGCCTAAGATCTAATTTTGTTGGGAATATTGGTTTGCATTCATCAGCAATTGTCTCGGCGTAATACGGAGAAAATTGATAAGGCAACCGTTTATCGATGCAGTATCATTACATCAAACATAGTTGTGTTTTATAAATTTAAACTAAAACGTCATACAAGATATTCTAGATATATTTTAAGCCCTGTAACAAAGTGCTCGGATCCATCAAAGCATAAATACAAAAACGAAACGGATATCTAATAGGCCTATTAATATAAAGGAGAAACAAATAATATTTAACATATGCCTTTTTAAATTGTAATCTGCTGGTTACATCACAGCACACATCCGAAAATGTGTagttaaaatttaaattaaacatttcccTTGTAGGTATGCAAATAATTAAAGCTAGAAACTATATAGTACAATTATGTATTCTGCAGTTATTTTTAGGTTTTGTGAACTGCCTTAAGGGGAGGATTGTATTTGTGAAGAGGACATTATCACATGCCCTTTGCTTCTCAAAGAGGTTAACAACCTAATGAACACTTAGCTAGGAGACGAAGCGTGCATAAGTGCTGGGTTTCCCAAAGCTTATCTGATGTTATATGTGCTACTCTAACCTTGTAGTAACCTAATTGTTTCAGCTCCCGCTCCGGGGAGCGGCTCAATGGCAATCCGGGACTGGGCAGCCTTCAGGTGGGACAGCGGCGGCCAGCGAGCCGTGAGAATGCCGCACTAGGGAGCCAGGGTCAGCAACATGCTGCTACATATGTTGGGTCAATCTTTTCCTTTGTGAAAATTTAAAAACCCGGAAAAACTCAATCATCTATAGGTTTTAAGAAAGTATTCTTGGATTTGCTCCAGAATAGCTTGTTCAAAAGTGAATTCTTTGAAGGAAAAAGTGACTCAGTCACAGTGAAGCTATGGTTTGATTTAAACCCAGACCATAATAAACACGTGTTAACCAAATATGAAACCGCCTTTTCAATTTATCGCCTTTTAAAGACTAGTCTATTTAACAATATGAAGTTTGTCAGTTAGTAATGGATGTATACTTAAGTATTTGCATgatttgtgtgtgcaggtgtTTTATTTGCAACGTGAATATGTATATGTACATCTACAAGAGATGCTGCTTATATAGCTTGATTATTTTCATGCCCTATCATCTTAATTCATTAATAAATCTATGCTGAGTGAGAAGAATAATTCGTTTATTTTCTAACTTTATCGATATGTATATCAAAAATATATTGCGCTTTTAAAAATATGAAAGCAAAAAGAtcatttttttcttaaaacatTGCCACATTTATTGGCATGAAACTCGAATCATTATAAGACTCAGAATCCTGAAATATGAAATGCAGATTTTGTTTTAGGACTTTGTTTATGAATATATAACGTTCAGGATGTTAGAAATCATCAGGATTTTTTTAGAAATACCTTATGCTGTAATTCAAAACGTATGAAACATTGTAATCAACACCACTGACCTCAACTGCTTGGTGATATCTGGGTGCAAAAACTTAAATATTGTGTAAATCTACTTGAGTGACGTTTGTAAAAGCGAGCTTCAAAATCGGATATCTTCGAGGTAATTTTCATTCGTGTAAGATTCGTCCTGAGATAATTACTTTTAATGTCAAAAAGATTTAGTTTAATATCATCTCTATTAGACTCTTGGCTGGGTAATTAAAGGTGCAGATTAAACCAGCGGGAAACAGATGGCATTTACTTACACTGATTCATTCAGTAAACAATGAAAAAGTCAATGGAACAGCCCTGGAACAAATGAAACCTTAAAGACCACTTACATTAGCAGGTACATGAGGACTGTCATCTGTCAAAAGGAGGGAGAACAGATAATAAACACTTAAGGATAATTCCAGATAAAAAAGAGTACTTGCATAAGCATGAATATTGGGCAGTTTTGTTACTTAATTGACAGCCAGAATTGAGAGTATCTACGCGAATAGGAATACCGCTATGACAACTTTTCAAAGGATAAATACGTAATTTGGCTGAAATCAAACAATGTACGTGTGTCAGTGAGCTGTCAGTATATTTGAAAGAGTTTATATAAATAGTTGCACACTTGAAAGGATACTGGCATGCGGTTTTCACAAAACCATAGTTGAAAGTGTAGAAAATAGAAGGATGCGCATTGACAAGCCCTGGTAGCGCTATTTATTTAACGATCGCGTTTATTATAAAGAAACCAACCTCCATAAATTATATATGCCTCTTAGTGGACACTACTGTGTCCATATATGTCTgtatttctatttttttaaaagcgTTTATCAGTAGTATCACCAATAAATCGTCAACTAGTTAAACTAGACGAACATTATTATTGAATGGAGTACGTGCATTCACCTCGACATTTCTGTTTTAATGCAGGCAAGCTCATTctaatatacatacacacacatgattTTGTATTTGGTTGTACTTGCTTTTTACGAACACTAACAAGAAATAATCAATTTTTTTGGGAGTGTCCGTCAAAAAGACATTGTACGCCATCTAATAATACGTTATCGGCCTAATGTTATTTCAGAACTTCTACGAAAGGAGAAATGCTGGCAATAGTATTTTTCTTAGCTGCCCAAATCGCCAAGCAGTCGACACATTTCTATTGAAGCTTGGTGTAATTGTACAAGATTGCTACTGAGTCAAGCTTTGTTAGCAGTAAGTTAATCTGTATTATCCTCTAGGTATACATGAATTTACGCTGtaaatttagattttaaaaacaaatacagCAATAAAAAATAAGCAGTTCAACACAGTTTACATTTATACCTAGATACCAAATAGTGATAGTCCTTTCCATTTTTAGCATGTCATACCAAGCAAATTTGCTTCTGTAAGCACAGTTAAAGCTGCAATTTCCCTTTACTTCATGGCCCCAAAATATATAACGTATGAATACATTTTTTGTCTTTCAACTGACATTATTTTATCACTGCCATTTTGTTGTTAAAGTTCTTTAAATCCGTGTACTGATGGAGCTGTGCTTAAATCTCTCTGGTACACAGAACTCGTCGCTTGCTTGATTTTGACCAAAACCCATGAATTTGAACTGAAATGAAAGGTGACACGGTTAAAAGTTGTTCCTTTAAGGCTATTGTTTTTAATTGATTGCTCAATGTCCTTTTATCGCTGCATTTCTTTTATACTTGCATTTGCATCGCTAACAAAATAAATCAACACACTAAATCTGGAACAAATTATGATGCATTATTAAACGAATATGTTTAGTATTTGTAGTCAGGAAAAAGATAAAATGGATGGGTAAATGCTAAACTTCGGACAGAAAATATTTATAACCTTtgttttctcttcacagatgctgactggcctgctgtaTATGTTCAACATTTTCTGTCCTTAAGTCTGATACTTGTTTTCAGGAATCTTTTGGAATTATCAATATACTCAAACTATCACAAAATATTAAGATCAGTGTgcaaaatgtttaaaatgtgcAGCAAAACGGGCAACCCGCACATTTCGAACACAAAATAGCCCTTTCAGGAAGCGTGATAAAATAATCTATGTGAACGTTTCTTATTACATAATAATTCGATTTCACAAACCTATAAACATCAACATTATATACTCTTCCAGCCAAGGACTGTATGATTTCACATATCCAATTAGTAGTCAATATCACGTGAATTACATAACCACACAGACCTGTAATTCTGCCCTTTTTCCTAATTAAAACCGCGTCCCGCAATTCTTTGGTATCAAGGCGCGAAATTTGCTCTAAAGAAACTGATCGATTCAGGTTAAACGATGCATCTTGCAGTGAATAAAGGCGAATGGCGGATAAAATTACCAGTTAAATTACCCCGGCTGCTCTAATAAGGGAGGAGGTGTCTGACAGCTGATTGATTTATGTTAGTTTGAAGAATGGCATCTCGACGGGACCTTTTTAAATTCAGAATATTTTCTGTTTCGCTGTTGATCCCCCCAGTGTAGATTAGACTTGGTTTAACCTGTTGTTTCCAGCAACCTTGTAACGTTGTTTAGATATACTGTGTTGTGTTGCAAATGCTAAACGTAAGGACAACTAATTAAATCAGGTGGATAGCTAAGCATGTTTTGTCAATTAATCTTAATTATCACCAATTATGGAAACAAAATAAATCACACTCGAATCTTTAATGTAGGACGCTGCTGTTTTGAAGGCAAACTTTCAGCTCCAATAAACATTGATCTGTCGTGTGAGTGGGATCTGCCTTCAATATGTAGCCAAACATAACAAACACATAAAACATTTTGCTCAATGACAGCCTTTAATAGAAGTGCCGCATTTAATTAGGGGTCTACGTATCACAGATATTCAGCTATTTCTAGTTTtagctctttttaaaaatattaatccagtttcatatttatttttagtttcaaCGATGCAGTTCATATAATAGATATTTTGAAATTTCGATATCCCAGGGTAAATTTATGTTGCTGCTAAGTCGCtcgcttgttggaatggataaaTAACAGTTTTATTGTTGTTCCTCTGTGCCTTTAGATATAGGAGCAATGCTATTATATACAATATAGTTGGGACTGATAAAATAAAATTGCACATTATATCATCACCGATTATGTGAGAAGCGATGTTGGCAACAGTTAACATCCATCAGCCATTTCCGGGAACATATTTCTGCGGCTACGTGGATTCGATTGTTGTTGCCACACTCGTCAGTCGCCCTTTGCTCTTCCACCCGGGACGCTGTTGGATCATTACTTTGGAAAatgggagcagagagatttcttACGACGGAATTTCTCGGCTAAAACGATTCTTTGACTTGTTATACTGGCGTAACTCCAGTTCTCCATTATCGTTTATTCATATAaaagttgaaaaaaaaacaattttagatACAAAGCATCAACTTATGCATGACATAAACCCATACGATTTGTttcattttttatataaaattacttGTAGCAGATAATAACATTTATAAATTTCTTATGCAAAATTCAGGCGTAACTTCAAAACCATGAAACACATATTCTTGGTTTTCATATTTTTCTTCAAGTCTACATCACTGTAGTTTGCCTTCATTCTTCAGAACCAAGTATCTAGCATTATCGACCATGAATAACGACAGTGTTGCCTATTTTTGAGGTACAAAGCTTACCGGTGAACTATTAGTCAGATTAAAAGGTCTCACATTcacattttaaatttatattGTTTAATTTCATCAAGAAAAAagtgaaagaacttccattttatatagtgccttttatgtccCCAAGCGGTTCACAGCGAATGAATTATATCGATTTGACAATGGGAAAAATGACAAAGTTGACTTGCTGAAACACGGATATCAAATGTATAAACTAAAGTGTGCTATTTCTTCCGAAAGCTGTATCTATTGATAACAGGAAAGAAATTTAAAATCCCTTTACAattaccagaggaaataattaatGAAGCATACTTGTTACTTACCCAGAATTCAACATCTGACTTACTCGGTAATTGCATCATCGTTATAACGAATGCCTGCAAAAGAAAGTAGAACTTCACTTTTAGTAAACATTTTGTTAAAAGAATTGACATCTCCAAACAACATTGAGCACAAAATAAAGGACAACACTGCTGTTTGGTGGAGTATGGTGACAGTTGTATCTTTAAGATACTGTTGTAATTTTCTGTGGGTTATTTTAGAAGGTTCAGGTGGACACTAGGTAACAGTAACCATAACCAATCAGAAGTGTGCTTTCATCCGCGTGCCATTCGGCCAATCGCAGGCGCCACATGTTGTCAATTTCATTCTAATGAAAACGTAACGAGCAACAatagagagagcgcgggactggACTCATTGAACCTCTGTATCCAGCAGCATTAATGCTAATGTCATACATATAATCGCCTTCTTCTCACACCGCTCTTAGTTGTCTTTCCTAATCTTGCCTGCGCATTAATACGTGACGATCTCAACTGTTTCCAGCTGAGTTTTTAAGAACTAGTTTGAGGTTAAAATTTGTAGCAATCATTTTAAATTTTGCAGCAATCTATTCCAAAGCAATGGAATTGCGCACGGAGCTTTCCACCACCCCGACCGCTCCGACAGCTATACCTGTCTCAGTAGCGGGGACGCTCCTTCGTGCTCCGCCTTTGCTTCTACGCGCCACCGAGAAGTACCCCAGGACTCCCAAGTGCGCCCGATGCAGGAACCACGGGGTCGTCTCAGCTCTGAAGGGGCACAAACGTTACTGTCGCTGGAAGGATTGCATGTGTGCCAAGTGCACCCTGATcgctgagagacagagagtgatggCGGCCCAGGTGGCCCTGAGGAGGCAGCAGGCACAGGAAGAAAACGAAGCTCGGGAGCTGCAACTTCTGTACGGGACGGCGGAAGGATTGGCCATTGCAGCTGCCAACGGTATGATCCCATCCCGATCTTCTTACGATGTGTTTGGTACCATCTGCTCCGAGGGTACCACAGGTAAAACTTTCCTTTTCAAAAGTTTTGGAAACTTTTGTTTGGTCGATTGAAAACTCTTTGCTCGCAGTTGCAATAATAATCGGTGCAGTTGTTTTTTCCAGCGAAgtacttgttaattttaaattcaaaatCAAGCGAGTCCATAATGAATCCGAGTTTGTGGAAAGGTTTCCACCACTAAATCTTAGGAGTGTTTACTTAAGAGCGATACCTTCATAGTTAATTTATGTTTACTACGTTTAAGGAGCTCTTTTAACATGTATTTTCAAAATTATTAAATATTTTTCAGGGTCAAATTTACAAACTTGCAATGAAAacgtgtgtgtaaaaaaaaattgtttactaGAGAACAAATATACAACTTAACATTGTCCTGGCCTCTTTTATCATTAATGCTCAGTGAAGTTGTTCAGGCCTCGGGAAATCTTTAATGAAGTTTGATGTAATAATTGGATTAATAAACACCTCATCTGTTTTGGACTCTAAACTTTAACAACCACTGACGATTATAACATTTTTCTTCTGTAGAAAATTGGTACGTGTAATTGATCAATTGCTTTGGATAATTTTTCGGGGTTGGTTAACACAGTGCCACGAATTCATTTCAGAGAGAgtattcaattattttttgtcGATATCCCGTGTACAGATTGCACAATATTTGTACATTTTATTAGAATTGTGAAAAAGGGATGTCATTTTGGTGCATATCCAAATGACAACCAACATAAGCGAAAGGACCGAGATGAAGGAACAGTTTAACAATGTTTGTTTTAGCATTAATTACAGCACATGCTATTCCAAGTAAATTCGCATTATGAAATAATTCCATGAAAGGAAATGTAATAATCAATTCTTCTTATTAAAAAAGATATATTGGGAAAATGGGTTTATTTAGAAATATTTTGCACAGCAATTTGTGTAATCCTAAAACGCCATGATGTTTGTTTCCCCTCCGATTAAATCACTAATGTTCAAATCGTTTGGTGTCATTTTTCTATTATCAGAGAAGTCCCTTACGAGACCTTAGAATCCATATTTCAAAACTAATGTTTTATGCAATTAAAAAATAATGATTAAGAAGAAAAGTCATTTCAAGAACTATTTAAATATAGCGCTTACAAAAACGTTTCGAACAAATCACTAACTCATCACGTTATTTGAGGAGCGGTTTCGAATTCTGAAAAATCTAACGTTAGAAATTGGTATGAGTGTGTACTAAAATATTTAGATATAGGACTCTGGATGTGGTCTCTGCTCACAGCACACATCCATTGTAAGTAAATTTACTGATGGCAAATTAGGAGCTGTCAAAGATACAACCTGTGCATAACTACCACAAGCTTTCAAATATCTATTGTCTTCGTCGGGCTTATTTTCTACTTGCCATGTACTTATAAATAATAACGGTAGTTCAGACAAGGAGAATGACTTAAAAACTGTTCTAGAAAAATCCATACTAGATTACAAtagtttaaaacattttaaatctcTTGATTTGCAGAAACGAAACTCCAGAAGTATGAGTTATTTCAAAAAAGTTTAATGCCACGAGCTGTTACTCCTCAACAGTCCTTGGTGAAGCCGGTGACCGGTGACAGCGAGTCGGGTACTGGCAGTGTGCCTGGGACCTCGTCCCCAGACGTTCGTCACGGGTCTGGTTCAGAGAATGGGGATGGAGAATCATTTCTCAGCTCCCCCATCTGTAAAGTTCTTAAAGAAGGAGAAGATAGCCCAAGGACCATCACGCCGCTGGGCTCCGATTCTGGATCAGAGGCAGAAAAGGACGAGAGAGACGTTACCCCGTCCACAGGTGCCCGCCAGAGGACTCCCATAGAAATTTTGACCAGAGTTTTTCCTTCGCACAAGAGAAGCGTTCTGGAGTTAGTTCTCCAAGGTTGCGGGGGAGACGTTGTCCAAGCCATCGAGCAGATTCTGAACAATAGAGAACAAGAAAAGGTTTCCGAAGAAACCTGGCACCGAGATAGAACTCATCAGACTGTCCAAggaccgacatcacaccgacctCTAGTAGCTGGAGCCGCGCCTCCTGCCATTGGGACTCTGGGCAACAGGTCAGCTTTCTCCCCACTCCAACCCAATGCGACCCATTTTACTGCAGATCCCAATGCCTACACCATTGGGCCACATCTAGGACTCAATCCTCTTCGCTTAGCATATTCAGCCCATAGCAGAGGACTTGCTTTCATGACGCCTTATTCCACAACAGGTCTTGTCCCAACACTGGGCTTTCGTCCACCCATGGATTATGCCTTCAGCGACCTCATGCGAGATAGGTCCAATTTACACAAAGATCAAGTGTACACTAATGGACTTTACGGATCAGTTGTAAATAATAACACGGATAAACAGTAAGTTGCAACGTTCTTGGGCGTCTTAAAACTGCCACAAAGCACTGGCTGGATTGTTGGAAATTGTCCAATGCAATGTGATTATATTAGAAAATGCATGGAGGAAAGttaaatatttaatattaataataaACATTGTACAATAAAGTGCTAACGTGCAATTTTGTTATAACGGTATATTTCGCTGTTATTGTAATTCATAGCCATAATCACGGAATTCCTTTGATTATTGTGTACTTAGATACTCAAGTGTAATGTCTATAAAGAAAACTGAATTAATCCtaaattattaatgtaatatGTAGAAAATACGATATTCTAATGGAACAGTGGAACACGTTCTACGTATCTTTTAAGGTGCAGATTAAATATATTGTAGATTTTTGAGTTAGGGCTTGTTTTGCGACTGTTTCTTTCAAGTAGACGTTGGAAAATGTGTATATACCAAACGTAAGGAAAAGTAGCTGCATTTGTAATTGTATTTAGGCAAAGGCTACAGCAAGACAGTAGCGCAATGTTTGTACACTTGCACTGTATATTAAAGCTTGCTGCTGATCTGTGTTGATTCTAGCATTTATTTTTCGTGTAAACAGTGAAAGTTATGTGTTTGCATTTGATAGAAATAAAAGTTATTTTGTAAACAAATTTCTGGACACCTATCTTGAATTAAACCTCTAAAACTGACAGCAGAAGAGTTTATTTTTGAAAGTTTTTGGTTGGTTTGGCAAACCATTCTTCTTGAGTAGAAATACAAGGAACTCCGAGGAATCTATTTGTGATAATCGAAATCTAGAGTCAATTCTGAAAATATTTAAGCAATTTTCTGATTTCGGCGACTGCACAAAGTTGGTGAGGTAGTATATCAAACTCACCTCGAATTGTTTAGAAAAGAACTGAATGAAAAACCCATAATTGTTTCATGAAATGCAGGAAGTTTGTAACTCCGCCCGAAGAATACACTAGGGTGACATTAAAACTTCAGGGCCGTGTACATATAATAAAGAGCGACTCACTGTATTGATGAATTAAGATTGCACAACTCATCAAATTCGTAGTCATGGCAACCTAATCCAGCTAAACGGCTCTCTGGCAGAGTTGCTCTATTTACTTTCTTGCATCAAGTATTACTGTGTAAACATCATGTCTAAAAGGACAGTGTTGAATTTACAGCTACCGCTCATATATTGATGTTCAGAAAATGAAATATGAAACCTGTTTGATACAGGGAAATTTCTATTAGCAGCTCAAATGGATTTTTGCCTCAAGAAATGTTTAATGTTTTTACTTTCACGGCCAACTATCGCCTTTTATGTCAAAAGAATGCTACATATCTGTGCTATTTTAAATGGCCCCTTTGCAATAACTTCGTCAATTACTCCAACACGCATTTTGCAAGCAGTCTGGCAATATTACAAAACTTTTTCTGAATCTTCCAGTCAGTGAAACATAATATGACTACAATACAACGATTTAATAAAGTGGGGCTTTAATAGTGAGCTAATTTGATTGGGTTGCCTAATTCCActttaattgaaaaaaaaactgtattTAGGATGGTAGCAGAGTGTCTGTACCAGGAAAGTGGCCAACATCTGAATAAACCTTCACAGCTGAATTTGTTCAGGATGAGTTTCTATATCTGGGATTACTGCCGTGGGCGTTAGGACACAGAGGACTGCCATCGCGGTTATGTAAGGTCACAACATTTGGTCGTTCGCTAGGTCTCTGTCAGACTGCACATTATTACTGTCATTACTGCAGGTTTCACCTATTTTAAAACAGCTTTGATATTGATTGGATTTCAACCACATTCTGCTTTAGAATTTACAATAagcactgccacctctggtcccactttgtttcattaattataAAACTATTTTACATCTATAAATACACAGCATCTTTAAATGTAATCTTTTGGGAATATCAACCTGATATACTCACAAAGCACATAACGGCTGGGCAATAAGCAAGTTTATCTCATGTGTTTCCTAGGTACGTAGAACTATTTCATTTAATCAAAATAAAATTGGTTTGGAAAAAATCATTGTTGTAGACGATCAAAATTCAGCTATTTACCACAATCTCGTCAAGTCTCAAAACATTTGGAACAAAAATGTAGTTACTTGTTCAGTTGCTTTAAACATTAAGAACAAAATAAGCTACAAAAAAGCTAGAACATTcattattaatatatttaaaatagTCACTGTGAAAATCGAAAGCAAAAAATCTGAATAAGTACCCGTTTCCGAAAATCTTGTAAAGGAGACATAAGCGTAATTTGAAGGGATTTATTTCTTCCGGTTTATTTAGCTTTTTGTTGTTCCTCCAAACAAGCatttggagaatttgtttaaaaataataatGCTAATTATTATAAGTATCAATATTAAGTAAGCAGAGGCCaacatgggcctttactttagGCGGTTTAAATGATTCTAGAGTAAAACACGCCGAGGTATTCTAAATATAATAATAGTAATCGAGTTTATTAAAGCCAATTTACTTTCCTAATGTCATGAAAACCCTGAGAATTGTACCAAAAAAACCTCATAAATTTTACACGGCCAGTAAGCGTTTTGGTCACAAAATATCTCTGTTGCTGCTCCAAGGGCTCGTGTTACATTATTGGTATTTATTTAAAACGAAGATTTTGAAACAAAGAACTAACAatgcattttaacatttttaattcgtggttatttaaaacattttatcaATTTGGGTAGCAAGTTATAATTTAGAAAAGTTAGAAACAGCAGAAAGTAAGTGAAAATGATGCACTGACTGTCCTGAAAACGGTTTTGTGAAAAGTTTTTAATCAATGTTAAGCATTTGAATTTCCAAAACCAGTAACAAGAAACAATTGCATGTATCACAAACAACCTCGTTTCCAAACAGGTTAAATTAGAAAAAACACTGCAGTTATGAACTGCGATTTAATCAATTACAACCTTTACTCACAAATCACAGGATTAGGGAGCAAAAATAAAAGGTTTCTAAATTATAAATAAAAGGTTTCTAAATTATAAAAGGCGGTTTCGGAAAGTAGCAATTAAATAAAAGGGCTCAAATTTTTCGAATTCTAAACTTCAGATATCTTACGAACGTCAAAATCACTTTCGCATTTTACATTCACTACAAGTATACGTATTCACACTTTCATTTCCTACAAAAATAACTTAGAATCTGTTTTGCTTTAAACCGTGGAAGAAGTTGGAGGCTTTTTATTGCGTTTCACACGAAGACTCTTCAGCCAAGAAAGATTTTGCAAAATTCCATTTTTGTTAAGAAATAGCATCCGATTTAGTAGACGGTTCCACACTGAGGATTTCGAGGGCATCGCAGTTCCCTTTGTCCGATTACTTTTCAGGTCTCGGTTAGCACAGCTGGCAATTATGTTTAAAACACATATAGTGCCCGTGGTTGTTTTA encodes:
- the dmrta2 gene encoding doublesex- and mab-3-related transcription factor A2, giving the protein MELRTELSTTPTAPTAIPVSVAGTLLRAPPLLLRATEKYPRTPKCARCRNHGVVSALKGHKRYCRWKDCMCAKCTLIAERQRVMAAQVALRRQQAQEENEARELQLLYGTAEGLAIAAANGMIPSRSSYDVFGTICSEGTTETKLQKYELFQKSLMPRAVTPQQSLVKPVTGDSESGTGSVPGTSSPDVRHGSGSENGDGESFLSSPICKVLKEGEDSPRTITPLGSDSGSEAEKDERDVTPSTGARQRTPIEILTRVFPSHKRSVLELVLQGCGGDVVQAIEQILNNREQEKVSEETWHRDRTHQTVQGPTSHRPLVAGAAPPAIGTLGNRSAFSPLQPNATHFTADPNAYTIGPHLGLNPLRLAYSAHSRGLAFMTPYSTTGLVPTLGFRPPMDYAFSDLMRDRSNLHKDQVYTNGLYGSVVNNNTDKQ